From Cellulosimicrobium sp. ES-005, one genomic window encodes:
- a CDS encoding TetR family transcriptional regulator codes for MAYLPRAERRDSIVAAAAAVVRRAGLGAVTARVVADELGGSPGQIHHHFASTDELVAEAWRRYAREEIVAFEGASRGLAPRAGLELFFEDLVGPDGDGRALALWAEAGAHAQLRPEVADAYVETLDHLVAVLADVLGGPDRRDAAGRVLMVGVGLAGLSRVGGAAAIPPRAVMRSAIDTETTSR; via the coding sequence ATGGCCTACCTGCCGCGCGCGGAGCGTCGGGACTCGATCGTCGCCGCAGCGGCCGCCGTCGTGCGCCGTGCCGGGCTCGGCGCCGTCACCGCGCGCGTCGTGGCCGACGAGCTCGGTGGCTCCCCCGGCCAGATCCACCACCACTTCGCGTCGACGGACGAGCTCGTCGCGGAGGCCTGGCGGCGCTATGCCCGAGAGGAGATCGTCGCCTTCGAGGGCGCGTCCCGCGGTCTGGCGCCGCGCGCGGGGCTCGAGCTCTTCTTCGAGGACCTCGTCGGTCCGGACGGTGACGGCCGGGCCCTGGCGCTCTGGGCCGAGGCGGGCGCCCACGCCCAGCTGCGGCCGGAGGTCGCGGACGCCTACGTGGAGACGCTCGACCACCTGGTCGCCGTCCTCGCGGACGTCCTCGGCGGCCCGGATCGCCGCGACGCCGCGGGCAGGGTGCTCATGGTCGGCGTCGGCCTGGCGGGGCTGAGCCGGGTGGGTGGGGCCGCGGCGATCCCTCCGCGCGCGGTCATGCGGTCGGCGATCGACACGGAGACGACGTCGCGCTGA
- a CDS encoding diacylglycerol kinase family protein, with protein sequence MSWTLWLAIAALAVAVVALVVALGLRAQQTRQRRAHGDAPPVEEPAVEDDPRELVAFVANPSKPDVAGLEAVVRAAFADAALPDPLWFQTTVEDPGVGQTRAALAQGADVVVAVGGDGTVRAVAEGMVGSGRTMGLVPVGTGNLLARNLDLPVGDARAALAVVIAGSDRPVDVGWVKVLRYADVTPAEGDEPGTAPDPARDTDKEHIFLVIAGLGFDAAMVADTDDDLKAKVGWVAYFVAGIRHLHGRRMRARIQLDDTPPVEARLRSLLIGNCGRLPGGLTLLPDAVIDDGILDIAAIDTRGGVVGWAQLFGEVVMQGLGVRNDLPAKIGRIDHARARRVRVRVEGGEQAQVDGDVLGLAVEIESRVDPGALVVRTA encoded by the coding sequence ATGTCCTGGACGCTCTGGCTCGCGATCGCGGCGCTCGCCGTCGCGGTGGTGGCACTCGTCGTCGCGCTGGGCCTGCGCGCGCAGCAGACCCGGCAGCGCCGCGCGCACGGCGACGCGCCGCCCGTCGAGGAGCCCGCGGTCGAGGACGACCCGCGCGAGCTCGTCGCGTTCGTCGCGAACCCGTCGAAGCCCGACGTCGCCGGGCTGGAGGCGGTCGTGCGCGCGGCCTTCGCGGACGCCGCCCTGCCCGACCCGCTGTGGTTCCAGACGACGGTCGAGGACCCGGGCGTCGGGCAGACCCGTGCGGCGCTCGCGCAGGGCGCGGACGTCGTCGTCGCCGTGGGCGGGGACGGCACGGTCCGCGCGGTCGCCGAGGGCATGGTCGGCAGCGGCCGCACCATGGGCCTGGTCCCGGTGGGCACCGGCAACCTCCTCGCGCGCAACCTCGACCTGCCGGTGGGCGACGCGCGCGCCGCGCTGGCCGTCGTGATCGCGGGTTCCGACCGCCCGGTCGACGTCGGCTGGGTCAAGGTCCTGCGCTACGCCGACGTCACCCCCGCCGAGGGGGACGAGCCGGGGACGGCGCCCGACCCCGCCCGGGACACCGACAAGGAGCACATCTTCCTCGTCATCGCCGGGCTCGGGTTCGACGCCGCGATGGTCGCCGACACCGACGACGACCTCAAGGCGAAGGTGGGCTGGGTCGCCTACTTCGTCGCGGGCATCCGGCACCTGCACGGGCGCCGCATGCGCGCACGCATCCAGCTCGACGACACGCCGCCCGTCGAGGCGCGGCTGCGCTCGCTCCTCATCGGCAACTGCGGCCGCCTCCCCGGGGGCCTGACGCTCCTGCCCGACGCGGTGATCGACGACGGGATCCTGGACATCGCCGCGATCGACACGCGCGGCGGGGTCGTGGGCTGGGCGCAGCTCTTCGGGGAGGTCGTCATGCAGGGCCTCGGCGTGCGCAACGACCTGCCCGCCAAGATCGGACGCATCGACCACGCGCGCGCCCGGCGCGTCCGCGTGCGCGTGGAGGGCGGCGAGCAGGCCCAGGTCGACGGCGACGTGCTGGGCCTCGCCGTGGAGATCGAGTCCCGCGTCGACCCCGGCGCGCTCGTGGTGCGCACGGCCTGA